One window from the genome of [Mycobacterium] stephanolepidis encodes:
- a CDS encoding TetR/AcrR family transcriptional regulator has product MREEVLQAAGELLFADGMSGFTIEKVAALSGASKMTIYKWWPSKGALALDGYFRKVEPELGFPDTGEIERDLRSQLGAFLGVIRDSVGGGIIGELIGQAQLDPDLKVAFLQRYSGPRRALAVAALRRAQERGQLDATVDPEVVVDQLWGACYHRLLIPDQPLTADFVDALLTNLFGGIKSR; this is encoded by the coding sequence GTGCGCGAGGAAGTGCTGCAGGCGGCGGGAGAGCTGCTCTTCGCCGACGGGATGAGCGGATTCACCATTGAGAAGGTCGCTGCACTTTCTGGTGCGAGCAAGATGACGATCTACAAGTGGTGGCCGTCGAAGGGTGCCCTCGCGCTTGACGGCTACTTCCGAAAGGTTGAGCCGGAATTGGGGTTCCCCGATACCGGGGAGATCGAGCGTGACCTGCGCAGCCAGTTGGGCGCGTTCCTCGGCGTCATCCGGGACTCGGTTGGTGGCGGAATCATCGGCGAGCTCATTGGTCAGGCCCAGCTCGATCCCGACCTCAAAGTGGCTTTTCTGCAACGGTATTCGGGCCCACGGCGAGCACTTGCGGTTGCGGCGCTACGCCGCGCGCAGGAACGCGGCCAGCTCGATGCGACCGTGGACCCGGAAGTTGTCGTGGACCAATTGTGGGGCGCTTGCTACCACCGGCTGCTGATACCCGACCAGCCGCTGACAGCGGATTTTGTGGACGCCTTGCTCACCAATCTGTTCGGCGGGATCAAATCCAGATGA
- a CDS encoding SDR family oxidoreductase: MKITGNTVFIPGATSGIGLELALALQAKGNTVIVGGRRTELLERISAEHPGISAVQIDISDPASIHTAAQQVLTDHPGVNVLIAMAGIMRVEDWHHPESFLQSAEEIVTTNVLGPIRLIANFVEHLQAQPEATIITVSSGLAFAPLKVTPSYNASKAAIHMLSETIRLQLADTTVAVKELQPPAVRTDLMPGQQESDFAMPLKDFVDEVVTLLETQPDANEIQVERVKFLRYGESRGDYDHVVATLNASDPHARQ; encoded by the coding sequence ATGAAGATCACAGGCAACACCGTGTTCATCCCCGGAGCCACCAGTGGCATCGGCCTGGAACTAGCCCTAGCGTTGCAGGCCAAGGGCAACACCGTGATCGTCGGCGGCCGCCGTACAGAGCTACTCGAGCGAATCTCCGCCGAGCACCCCGGAATCTCAGCCGTGCAGATCGACATCTCCGATCCGGCGAGCATTCACACCGCTGCCCAACAGGTACTCACCGATCATCCCGGCGTGAATGTCCTCATCGCGATGGCCGGGATCATGCGGGTCGAGGACTGGCACCACCCCGAGTCGTTCCTTCAGTCGGCCGAGGAGATCGTCACCACGAACGTGCTCGGCCCGATTCGGTTGATCGCCAACTTCGTCGAGCACCTACAGGCCCAACCGGAAGCCACCATCATCACGGTGTCGTCCGGGTTGGCCTTCGCGCCGCTGAAGGTCACGCCCAGCTACAACGCGTCCAAGGCAGCCATCCACATGCTCAGTGAGACGATCCGGCTGCAGCTCGCGGATACCACCGTCGCGGTCAAGGAACTCCAGCCACCCGCGGTTCGCACAGACCTCATGCCGGGACAGCAAGAGAGTGATTTCGCAATGCCACTGAAGGACTTCGTCGATGAGGTGGTCACTCTGCTGGAGACGCAGCCCGATGCCAACGAGATCCAGGTAGAGCGGGTGAAGTTCCTGCGCTACGGCGAGTCACGCGGCGACTACGACCACGTCGTCGCGACGCTCAACGCCTCCGATCCCCACGCTCGCCAGTAA
- a CDS encoding patatin-like phospholipase family protein produces MTDEASTGAPGTKIALALGAGGARGYAHIGVIQELRERGFEISGISGSSMGALVGGLEAAGALDGFTSWATSLTQRAVLRLLDPTWTSPGFFRAEKILDVVRDLLGDVAIEDLPIPFTAVATDLIAGKSVWLQRGSLASAIRASIAIPGMISPHVLDGRVLADGGVLDLMAVAPLAGVHAELRVAVSLSGGEEVRAPAPPLDPEPREPRVTTEWLNRLLRSTSALFETDGTEAAGQPDPAAKLTSFEVMNRTIEVMQSSLARMQLAAHPPDVLIEVPRSVSRSLDFHRASEVIEVGRRCAAEALDAYANTN; encoded by the coding sequence ATGACTGACGAGGCGAGTACCGGCGCACCCGGCACCAAGATCGCGCTGGCGCTGGGCGCCGGCGGGGCCCGGGGTTACGCGCATATCGGTGTGATCCAGGAACTTCGCGAGCGTGGCTTCGAGATCTCCGGGATCTCGGGATCCTCGATGGGTGCGCTGGTCGGCGGTTTGGAAGCGGCCGGTGCACTCGACGGATTCACCTCGTGGGCGACCTCGTTGACGCAGCGCGCGGTACTGCGGCTGTTGGACCCGACCTGGACCAGCCCCGGCTTCTTCCGTGCGGAGAAGATTCTGGACGTGGTGCGCGACCTGCTCGGCGACGTCGCGATCGAAGATCTGCCGATCCCTTTCACCGCGGTCGCGACCGACTTGATCGCCGGTAAGTCGGTGTGGCTACAGCGCGGCTCATTGGCTTCTGCCATTCGCGCATCCATCGCGATTCCCGGAATGATCTCTCCACACGTACTCGACGGCAGAGTGCTGGCCGACGGCGGTGTTCTCGATCTGATGGCGGTTGCGCCGCTGGCCGGGGTGCACGCCGAGCTGCGAGTGGCGGTAAGCCTCAGCGGAGGCGAAGAGGTACGCGCCCCGGCGCCGCCGCTGGACCCCGAGCCCCGTGAGCCGCGCGTGACGACGGAGTGGCTGAACCGGCTGCTGCGCAGCACCTCGGCGCTGTTCGAAACCGATGGCACCGAGGCCGCCGGCCAACCCGATCCCGCCGCGAAACTGACGAGCTTCGAGGTGATGAACCGCACCATCGAGGTCATGCAGTCCTCCCTTGCCCGCATGCAGCTCGCGGCACACCCGCCTGATGTTCTCATCGAGGTGCCGCGCAGTGTCAGTCGCAGTCTGGATTTTCATCGCGCTTCCGAGGTCATCGAAGTCGGGCGCCGTTGCGCCGCTGAGGCTCTCGACGCATACGCGAACACGAACTAG
- the poxB gene encoding ubiquinone-dependent pyruvate dehydrogenase, with product MARTVSQLIVDTVKAAGVQRIYGLPGDSLNGFTEALRRDGTVEWVHVRHEEAAAFAAGAEAALTGTLAVCAASCGPGNLHLINGLFDAHRSRVPVLVIASHIPSAEIGSGYFQETHPQNLFAECSVYSELVSSVEQLPYVLDTAIRAALDQRGVAVLTIPGDILSAKTDVAPPSAPIVAGIGTRLPDPESLERAVRVLNGSNAVTILAGAGCEGAHAELLAVARTLQAPIVHTLRGKEFVEYDNPFDVGMTGLLGFRSGYDALEDTEVLLMLGTDFPYRQFYPPKATVIQVDIRGEHIGRRVRVDVPLIGSVKDTLQQLNSTLLPHSDGKHLERARENYTRTRAQLDRLAVDDRNQTPVRPELVARRIDELADQDAVFIADVGTPVIWAARYLSMNGRRRLLGSFNHGSMANAVPQGIGAQASHRGRQIITLSGDGGLAMMLGDLITLTQSQLPIKMVVFNNGALSFVELEMKAAGIVNYGTALDNPVFADVARALGIHGVRVERPDQLDAALSDAFSHDGPALVEVLTARQELSIPPTITAAQVAGFSLWATRTLLSGRGDELIDLAKTNLGARLRRR from the coding sequence ATGGCCCGCACAGTCTCGCAACTCATCGTCGATACCGTGAAAGCCGCTGGTGTTCAACGTATTTATGGACTTCCCGGTGACTCGTTGAATGGCTTTACCGAGGCTCTGCGCCGCGATGGCACCGTGGAGTGGGTTCACGTGCGCCACGAGGAGGCGGCGGCATTCGCCGCAGGAGCCGAGGCCGCACTGACCGGCACTCTTGCGGTATGCGCCGCCAGCTGTGGTCCGGGCAATCTGCATCTCATCAACGGGCTCTTCGACGCGCACCGCAGCCGCGTTCCCGTCCTGGTAATCGCATCGCACATTCCCAGCGCCGAAATCGGCAGCGGCTACTTCCAGGAAACGCATCCACAGAATCTGTTCGCCGAATGCAGTGTGTACAGCGAGCTGGTGAGCAGCGTTGAACAGCTGCCGTACGTCTTGGACACCGCCATACGGGCCGCACTGGATCAACGGGGCGTGGCCGTCCTGACAATCCCCGGAGACATCCTCAGCGCCAAGACAGACGTGGCACCGCCCTCGGCTCCTATCGTGGCGGGCATCGGGACCCGTCTGCCCGATCCGGAGTCCCTGGAGCGAGCGGTACGTGTGTTGAACGGATCCAACGCGGTCACGATCCTCGCCGGGGCCGGCTGTGAGGGCGCCCATGCCGAACTGCTGGCGGTAGCCCGCACGCTGCAGGCCCCTATCGTGCACACGTTGCGCGGCAAGGAATTCGTCGAGTACGACAATCCGTTCGACGTCGGCATGACGGGCCTGTTGGGATTCCGTTCCGGGTACGACGCACTCGAGGACACCGAGGTGCTGCTGATGCTCGGAACGGATTTCCCGTATCGACAGTTCTATCCACCGAAGGCCACCGTGATTCAGGTCGATATCCGCGGTGAACACATCGGCCGACGTGTCCGGGTGGATGTTCCACTCATCGGTTCGGTGAAAGACACCTTGCAGCAGCTTAATTCGACACTTCTTCCGCATTCCGACGGCAAGCATCTGGAGCGCGCGAGGGAGAACTACACGCGTACGCGGGCTCAGCTCGACCGGCTGGCGGTGGACGATCGCAATCAGACGCCCGTGCGGCCGGAACTGGTAGCGCGCAGGATCGACGAGTTGGCGGACCAGGACGCGGTGTTCATCGCCGATGTCGGTACTCCCGTCATCTGGGCCGCGCGCTACCTGTCCATGAACGGCCGACGGCGCCTGCTCGGCTCGTTCAACCACGGCAGCATGGCGAATGCGGTACCTCAGGGAATCGGGGCCCAGGCATCACACCGCGGTCGCCAGATCATCACGCTCTCCGGCGACGGCGGGCTGGCGATGATGCTGGGAGACCTCATCACACTGACCCAGTCGCAGCTGCCTATCAAGATGGTGGTGTTCAACAATGGCGCGCTCAGCTTCGTAGAGCTGGAAATGAAGGCCGCAGGCATCGTGAACTACGGTACGGCCCTGGATAATCCAGTCTTCGCCGACGTCGCGAGGGCGCTCGGGATTCACGGCGTCCGTGTGGAACGCCCCGATCAACTCGACGCCGCGTTGTCGGATGCCTTCAGTCACGACGGTCCGGCCCTCGTGGAAGTGCTCACCGCCCGCCAGGAGCTCTCGATTCCACCGACCATCACGGCGGCACAGGTGGCAGGCTTCTCCCTGTGGGCAACGAGAACCCTGCTGTCGGGCCGCGGCGACGAGCTGATCGACCTGGCCAAGACGAACCTCGGCGCACGCCTGCGCCGTCGGTAA
- a CDS encoding AAA family ATPase: MTAPHSPPSFVGRDNLRDAVRRVATTTDNPPNVLLLLGEAGIGKSALLLNATAAAANAGVRVLFAAGSQPDLLHAYTSLAELICPLNEHVNALPRLLRDTLNDILGIDGTPSPRSPAVIRHALLALLKSVARERPLLLAIDDVDLLDRDSREVLTSVSRRLIHTPISVIMTGRHRDGLPGFDSVITVIDVPALNDREASDLLDTQTPPPDRGVRGEIIRWAGGNPLALIEGARFYGLSGATVFRGNNMAGYRGAHSIFSIELAALDATTRKLLLYSASGSGYETVDIITDVAGYGSDMSVWNDAEKAGLLSITPDRLIKFCHPLLRTLAYTDSTLTEQRAAHLAFGQSPLLDNACRAWHLTEAAGGPDEAIASALEQSAQLAQERGGYLEVTRALQRAAELSPHGDDGARRYARAAAAANFGGDTAWALILCDKASQLTNQPDILG; the protein is encoded by the coding sequence ATGACCGCTCCTCATTCCCCTCCTTCGTTCGTCGGGCGCGACAACCTGCGCGACGCGGTCAGGCGCGTCGCGACCACGACGGATAACCCGCCCAACGTGCTACTCCTGCTCGGGGAGGCCGGGATTGGTAAGTCAGCGCTGCTGCTGAATGCCACCGCAGCTGCCGCGAACGCCGGAGTCCGGGTGCTCTTCGCCGCCGGGAGTCAGCCAGATCTGCTGCATGCCTACACGTCCCTGGCTGAACTCATCTGCCCCTTGAACGAGCACGTCAACGCGCTGCCCAGACTGCTGCGTGACACCCTCAACGATATCCTCGGTATCGACGGCACACCCTCACCACGCAGTCCTGCCGTCATCCGGCACGCGCTCCTTGCTCTCCTGAAATCCGTAGCCCGTGAACGCCCGCTCCTTCTCGCGATCGACGATGTCGACCTTCTCGACCGCGATTCACGTGAAGTGCTGACCTCAGTGTCACGCAGGCTCATCCACACTCCCATCTCGGTCATCATGACCGGCCGACACCGAGATGGGCTGCCGGGCTTCGACTCGGTCATCACCGTCATCGACGTACCGGCGCTGAACGATCGTGAAGCGAGTGATCTCCTCGATACACAGACGCCGCCTCCCGATCGTGGCGTTCGCGGTGAGATCATCCGGTGGGCGGGCGGAAATCCGCTGGCGCTGATCGAAGGGGCACGCTTCTACGGCCTTTCCGGCGCCACGGTGTTCCGCGGAAACAACATGGCCGGATACCGCGGTGCGCATTCCATCTTCTCCATAGAGCTGGCAGCACTCGACGCGACCACCCGGAAACTATTGTTGTACAGTGCCTCTGGTTCGGGATACGAAACCGTGGACATCATCACCGACGTGGCCGGCTACGGCTCCGACATGTCCGTCTGGAACGATGCGGAAAAAGCAGGGCTGCTGAGTATCACCCCGGATAGGTTGATCAAGTTCTGTCATCCGCTGCTTCGGACCCTCGCCTACACCGATTCAACCCTGACCGAACAACGCGCCGCCCACCTCGCCTTCGGACAATCCCCGTTACTCGACAATGCCTGCCGCGCATGGCATCTGACTGAAGCAGCGGGCGGGCCAGATGAGGCCATCGCGTCCGCACTGGAGCAGTCTGCGCAGCTGGCCCAGGAGCGCGGAGGCTACCTGGAGGTCACGCGTGCGCTGCAGCGTGCCGCAGAGTTGAGTCCACACGGTGACGACGGTGCGCGCCGGTATGCCCGCGCCGCGGCCGCCGCGAACTTCGGCGGCGATACCGCGTGGGCACTCATCCTCTGCGACAAGGCTTCTCAGCTAACCAATCAACCCGATATCCTCGGTTAG
- a CDS encoding helix-turn-helix transcriptional regulator, whose product MRRARRPAEARPLLSTALAVFERHGAEALAALARAELRAAGVVSKSVRTTAGLESLTAQEQQIVRLVASGMTNRQIGDQLNLSPRTIASHLYHVYPKLGISRRHELRDLIT is encoded by the coding sequence TTGCGCCGAGCGCGTCGTCCCGCCGAGGCACGTCCACTCCTATCTACGGCCCTGGCGGTTTTCGAGCGCCATGGCGCCGAGGCACTGGCGGCACTCGCCCGTGCCGAATTGCGTGCGGCAGGCGTCGTCTCGAAATCCGTCCGGACCACAGCCGGCCTCGAATCGCTGACCGCGCAAGAACAGCAGATTGTCAGGCTGGTGGCGTCTGGCATGACCAACCGCCAGATCGGCGATCAGCTCAACCTCTCACCTCGCACCATCGCTTCTCACCTGTATCACGTCTACCCCAAGCTGGGGATCAGCCGACGGCACGAGCTGCGCGATCTGATCACGTAG
- a CDS encoding glutamate synthase-related protein, with translation MTTLPTAALQVAELSALPEGAPYATTVSGVDIVLIRQDENVSALYGRCAHRGALMVDGHLEGDLLVCGVHGWRYEVDSGISPVNPSVALTKFPAWVSNGTVYVDESAVSAFAKVHPVSYEDDGYQGAWIKPSDTAEELFVTQIHELAAHGLDRVGHHGTMAAMGVPRDKLPSWDSIQVVTGQLARLPLLDDEPVDTRTVIGPGARRPLTLDIPLFVSDMSFGALSQEAKIALSAGAELAGTGICSGEGGMLPEEQQHNSRYFYELASARFGWSFEHVKKVQAFHFKGGQGAKTGTGGHLPGNKVVGKIAEVRGLAPGTPAISPARFPDWTSLDQFRDCANEVRELSGGIPVGYKMSAQHIERDIDAALTIGVDYIILDGRGGGTGAAPILFRDNISVPTIPALARARRHLDRSGAREVTLAVTGGIRTAADMVKALALGADAIGLSNAALQAIGCVGMRACNTNTCPVGIATQNPALRDRLPIDLAAMRLQRFLQSTVELMTILARACGHRRLADLELDDLVTFDRDFAYLSAVPYAGAIPL, from the coding sequence ATGACTACCCTGCCCACAGCGGCACTGCAGGTGGCAGAGCTGTCGGCGCTCCCCGAGGGGGCGCCCTACGCCACCACAGTGAGCGGCGTGGACATCGTTCTGATCCGTCAGGACGAGAATGTTTCGGCGCTGTACGGGCGCTGCGCACATCGCGGTGCCCTGATGGTCGACGGCCACCTCGAAGGCGACCTCCTGGTCTGCGGGGTCCACGGCTGGCGTTATGAGGTGGACAGCGGCATCTCACCGGTCAATCCCTCGGTCGCACTGACGAAATTTCCCGCCTGGGTCTCCAACGGCACTGTCTACGTGGATGAATCGGCAGTGTCGGCATTCGCAAAGGTACATCCGGTGTCGTACGAGGACGACGGCTATCAGGGTGCGTGGATCAAACCTTCTGATACCGCGGAGGAGCTCTTCGTCACCCAGATTCACGAGCTCGCCGCCCACGGGCTCGACAGAGTCGGGCATCACGGGACGATGGCGGCCATGGGAGTTCCGCGCGACAAGCTGCCCTCGTGGGATTCGATTCAGGTAGTGACCGGCCAGCTGGCCCGTCTGCCGCTGCTGGACGACGAACCCGTCGACACCCGAACAGTGATCGGCCCGGGCGCACGGCGCCCGCTGACCCTCGATATCCCCCTGTTTGTCAGTGATATGAGTTTCGGGGCACTCTCGCAAGAGGCAAAGATCGCGCTGTCCGCCGGTGCCGAGCTCGCCGGAACGGGCATCTGCTCGGGCGAGGGCGGCATGCTCCCCGAAGAACAGCAACACAATTCGCGATACTTCTACGAGCTGGCCTCCGCCAGATTCGGATGGAGCTTCGAGCACGTCAAAAAGGTGCAGGCCTTTCATTTCAAGGGCGGCCAGGGCGCCAAGACCGGCACCGGCGGGCATCTGCCCGGTAACAAGGTCGTCGGGAAGATCGCCGAAGTCCGCGGTCTCGCACCGGGCACCCCCGCGATCTCGCCGGCTCGCTTTCCCGATTGGACATCCCTGGACCAATTCCGCGACTGCGCGAACGAGGTGCGCGAGTTGTCGGGGGGAATCCCGGTCGGCTACAAGATGAGCGCGCAGCACATCGAGCGCGATATCGACGCGGCGCTCACCATCGGCGTCGACTACATCATTCTCGACGGTCGTGGAGGTGGCACCGGTGCTGCACCAATTCTCTTTCGCGACAACATCTCCGTACCGACCATTCCGGCTCTGGCCCGCGCGCGTAGACATCTCGATCGCTCCGGTGCCCGGGAGGTGACCTTGGCGGTGACCGGCGGCATCCGCACCGCGGCCGACATGGTCAAGGCGCTGGCGCTGGGCGCCGACGCCATCGGCCTGTCCAACGCCGCTCTGCAAGCCATCGGCTGTGTCGGCATGCGCGCCTGCAACACCAACACCTGCCCCGTCGGCATCGCCACCCAGAATCCAGCGCTGCGTGATCGTCTGCCCATCGACCTTGCCGCCATGCGATTGCAGCGATTCCTGCAGTCCACCGTCGAGCTGATGACAATACTGGCCAGGGCATGCGGGCATCGCCGTCTTGCCGACCTGGAGCTCGACGATCTCGTCACATTCGACCGCGACTTCGCATACCTCAGCGCAGTCCCCTACGCAGGAGCGATACCACTGTGA
- a CDS encoding thiamine pyrophosphate-dependent enzyme translates to MIEQELVWHKAADQDALDEGEVTVCPVGLKSVALTKLHGRFGAIDNRCPHQGGPLGQGTLENDKIRCPWHGFDFDPFTGEAAGGPDFDVLTYPVDVREDGVYVGTPPPAPHVRTVSDVLIETMTNWGVDTVFGMVGHSNLGVAEAMHRAEGDGKLRYFGIRHEGAAAFAASAYGKLTGRPAACFGIAGPGSTNLLTGLYDAKADRAPVLAISGNVDSSVAGKGTFQDIDLLAAFADVSVYSAMVRSGSDHAELMTMALKHAILERGVGHLVLPDEVQVLPAPDNPAAGPQGRMPDLRVGPPAAALDAALRLIESATRPVIVVGAGAKFDMAAITALAERLSAPVLTTFKAKGQISDRHPLAGGVLGRSGTPVASWMMNKTDLLLVFGASFSNHTGISPYKPTIQVDTDPLALGRFRPVTAPVLGDVGVTATALSDGLRTNPSLVDQRPELAQRWSVWRTEKARRAAAPAHGRVPAAAVFHELNGLVPENSVLTVDVGNHAYSFGRYFEPTAQSVLMSGYLGSIGFGFPAAMGAWAAAPDRPIVAVTGDGGFGQYLADFTTAVKYDMNITHILLNNGELAKISEEQRSSEYAVWQTSLHNPSFAEFARDCGAYGRRVSDAAELNPAIAEALSHPGPALVEILTDPRSH, encoded by the coding sequence GTGATCGAACAGGAACTGGTCTGGCACAAGGCGGCTGATCAGGATGCGCTGGATGAGGGTGAGGTGACGGTCTGCCCGGTGGGCCTGAAATCCGTGGCGTTGACCAAACTGCACGGCCGTTTCGGTGCCATCGACAACCGCTGCCCCCACCAGGGCGGTCCGCTGGGTCAGGGCACCCTGGAGAACGACAAGATTCGTTGTCCCTGGCATGGATTCGACTTCGACCCGTTTACCGGCGAGGCAGCCGGCGGACCCGACTTCGACGTGCTGACCTATCCCGTGGACGTGCGCGAGGACGGCGTATACGTGGGCACTCCACCGCCGGCTCCTCATGTCCGCACGGTCAGCGACGTGCTGATTGAGACCATGACCAACTGGGGTGTGGACACCGTCTTCGGCATGGTCGGACACTCGAATCTCGGTGTCGCCGAGGCGATGCACCGGGCCGAAGGCGACGGCAAGTTGCGGTACTTCGGCATCAGGCACGAGGGCGCGGCAGCCTTCGCCGCCTCGGCATACGGGAAGCTGACCGGACGCCCCGCCGCGTGTTTCGGTATCGCGGGCCCAGGCTCGACGAATCTGTTGACGGGGCTGTACGACGCGAAGGCCGATCGCGCACCGGTGCTGGCCATCTCGGGCAACGTGGATTCATCGGTGGCCGGTAAGGGCACCTTCCAGGACATCGATCTGCTGGCGGCTTTCGCCGACGTGTCCGTGTATTCGGCGATGGTGCGGTCGGGCTCCGACCACGCTGAACTGATGACCATGGCGCTCAAGCACGCCATCCTGGAGCGCGGTGTCGGCCATCTTGTGCTGCCCGACGAAGTTCAGGTGCTCCCCGCGCCCGACAATCCGGCCGCCGGGCCGCAGGGCCGCATGCCGGATCTGCGGGTGGGCCCACCGGCAGCGGCGCTCGACGCGGCGCTGCGTCTCATCGAATCGGCCACGCGCCCAGTGATCGTGGTGGGCGCCGGTGCGAAATTCGACATGGCGGCCATCACCGCGCTGGCCGAGCGCCTGAGCGCCCCGGTCCTCACCACCTTCAAGGCCAAGGGTCAGATCTCCGACCGTCATCCGCTCGCCGGCGGGGTGCTGGGGCGCTCGGGTACACCGGTTGCGTCCTGGATGATGAACAAGACCGATCTGCTCTTGGTATTCGGCGCATCGTTCTCGAATCACACTGGCATCTCGCCCTACAAGCCGACCATTCAGGTCGACACCGACCCACTGGCGCTCGGCCGCTTCCGGCCGGTCACGGCGCCGGTGCTCGGTGACGTCGGCGTGACGGCCACGGCCCTGTCCGATGGGCTCCGGACAAACCCGTCGTTAGTCGATCAACGCCCCGAGCTCGCGCAACGCTGGTCGGTATGGCGCACGGAAAAAGCGCGCCGAGCCGCCGCCCCCGCACATGGACGGGTACCTGCTGCCGCCGTCTTTCATGAGCTCAACGGCCTGGTGCCCGAAAATTCGGTACTGACAGTCGATGTGGGAAATCACGCATACTCGTTCGGCCGCTATTTCGAGCCCACCGCACAGTCGGTGCTCATGTCGGGATACCTCGGCTCCATCGGCTTCGGTTTTCCCGCCGCCATGGGCGCCTGGGCAGCGGCCCCGGATCGGCCCATCGTCGCGGTGACCGGTGACGGCGGCTTCGGTCAGTACCTCGCCGACTTCACCACTGCCGTGAAGTACGACATGAACATCACCCATATCCTGCTCAACAACGGCGAGCTGGCCAAGATCAGCGAGGAACAGCGCAGCTCCGAATACGCCGTGTGGCAAACCTCGCTGCACAATCCGTCGTTCGCGGAGTTCGCCCGCGACTGTGGAGCGTATGGCAGGCGCGTGAGCGATGCGGCCGAGCTGAATCCGGCGATCGCCGAGGCGCTCAGCCATCCTGGGCCTGCCCTGGTTGAGATCCTGACGGACCCACGGTCGCACTAG
- a CDS encoding HNH endonuclease signature motif containing protein, whose product MFDLLGDADLIDVVTSAQRAEAQACARRLDAIGVLVDRHADLDKADARDRHPLDRWDRVAAEIAAAQGITQALASSQMRYAQVLRHRLTGVAERFAAGDLDFRTVALIVNRTELVDNDAVVTQVDTAIVRALPHWARWSHKRITAALDALVHRFDQDAVRRNRSAKEGQHIEIRPVGTGEPVVEIRGTLQATHAVALDKRLDLLANTVCPADTRTKAQRRADAVGALTRGLDQMRCTCGRPDCAGRDIADVAVVVNVIVNQSTLDGQDDVPAHVPGFGVLAAEQARTVAAGARTRMLADSQSTGYRPSDGLVSFVRSRDQLCRFPGCEAAADRTDTDHTVPWAAGGPTTGANLKALCRKHHLLKTFGGWTEIQEPDGTVHWKAPTGHTYVTTPASRFLFPALTRLRTRKQERDRRHRSERSLNRHHRLQREAALSALAAQDPPPF is encoded by the coding sequence GTGTTCGATTTATTGGGAGACGCGGATCTGATCGATGTGGTCACGTCGGCACAGCGTGCCGAGGCGCAGGCATGTGCCCGACGCTTGGACGCTATCGGCGTGCTCGTCGACCGGCACGCTGACCTCGACAAGGCCGATGCACGGGACCGTCACCCCCTGGATCGCTGGGACAGGGTTGCCGCCGAAATCGCGGCGGCTCAGGGCATCACCCAGGCATTGGCCTCCAGCCAGATGCGGTACGCCCAGGTTCTGCGGCACCGCCTCACGGGAGTCGCTGAACGCTTCGCCGCCGGTGATCTTGACTTCAGGACCGTCGCACTGATCGTCAACCGGACCGAACTCGTCGACAACGATGCCGTGGTCACCCAGGTCGATACCGCGATTGTGCGGGCCCTGCCCCACTGGGCGCGCTGGTCACATAAACGCATCACCGCGGCACTCGATGCGTTGGTGCATCGCTTCGATCAGGACGCCGTGCGGCGCAACAGATCCGCCAAGGAGGGCCAGCACATCGAAATCCGCCCCGTCGGCACCGGCGAACCCGTCGTCGAGATCCGGGGCACCCTGCAGGCCACCCATGCCGTCGCGCTGGACAAACGTCTCGATCTTCTGGCCAATACTGTGTGCCCGGCAGATACACGCACCAAAGCCCAGCGCCGTGCCGATGCGGTCGGCGCGTTGACACGGGGTCTTGATCAGATGCGTTGCACCTGTGGGCGTCCCGACTGCGCTGGACGCGATATCGCCGATGTCGCGGTCGTCGTCAACGTGATCGTCAACCAGTCAACCCTCGATGGTCAAGACGACGTACCCGCCCATGTCCCCGGCTTCGGGGTGCTTGCCGCCGAGCAGGCGCGCACCGTGGCCGCCGGCGCCCGCACTCGGATGCTCGCTGACTCCCAGAGCACCGGATACCGTCCATCCGACGGGCTTGTGTCCTTCGTGCGATCTCGCGACCAGCTCTGCCGATTCCCCGGCTGCGAGGCAGCCGCAGACCGGACGGACACCGACCACACCGTGCCGTGGGCCGCGGGCGGCCCCACCACTGGCGCCAATCTGAAAGCGTTGTGCCGCAAACATCATCTCTTGAAGACCTTCGGCGGCTGGACCGAGATCCAGGAGCCCGACGGCACCGTGCACTGGAAGGCCCCAACGGGGCACACCTACGTCACCACTCCTGCCAGCCGCTTCCTCTTTCCCGCCCTTACCCGGCTACGCACCCGAAAACAGGAACGCGACCGTCGGCACCGCTCGGAACGAAGCCTCAACCGCCACCACCGATTACAACGCGAAGCAGCGCTGTCCGCACTCGCCGCCCAAGATCCGCCACCGTTCTAG